The genomic stretch CACCAGGCCCGTCGTGGAGCTCGGACCCCTTCACCCCTAGGGAGGCTGGTGGGAGGCTATATGGTAGGGGCTCTGCAGATGATCTCGGGAACGTAGCTGTCTTGATATCGGCATCAGGGAGCATCGCCCGTGTTGTTGAGAAGTACGGGGGCACGGCTATAATTGCTTTCACAGGTGATGAGGAGATCGGTGGCTATAACGGTGCTAGGGTTCTCAGAGAATATCTAAGATCTAGGGGGTTATTCCCAAGCTATATGATCAATGCGGATGGCTCAGGCCTGGTTATAATCAATAGGAGGAGGAATGCCTTTAAAATAACCCTCGAGGCAAGGGCTAGGACAATAGGTGTTAGAGGCTCTATAGAGAGGATTACTAAGAGCCTTGTAAGTAGAAGCTATGACCCCTTCCCCGCCCTGAAGGGCGGGGTTTTGCTGGGGTCTCGGGTGTTACCCCCCTTTGTGGGGGCTACTCCATTATGATGAACGATGTAGGATAGTGGTTTCTT from Sulfolobales archaeon encodes the following:
- a CDS encoding M20/M25/M40 family metallo-hydrolase, with product MKDPRDLLKMLIPLKCVNDPASGIKPGAGCINGVEDVMRQGGMDPKVMESEGFYTFYEVYGSGEPVVLYLAHYDVVPPGPSWSSDPFTPREAGGRLYGRGSADDLGNVAVLISASGSIARVVEKYGGTAIIAFTGDEEIGGYNGARVLREYLRSRGLFPSYMINADGSGLVIINRRRNAFKITLEARARTIGVRGSIERITKSLVSRSYDPFPALKGGVLLGSRVLPPFVGATPL